The genomic segment GATATCGACGATTCGGCGTACATTCCCGTGGCTTCGGCCATGCGCATCTTCAATGTCGACGAGGTCGCCGAGATCGACCTCATCTATCGAGGGACGGTCCCGCTTCAGGCCGCGGTCGATCAGGTGACGCGGCTTCTCGTCGACCGCCACGCGGGAAACGAGGACTTCACCATCACCACCCAGGAGGCCATGCTGGACGTGATGGGGAACGTGATGAACGTCGTCACCGTTGCCGTGGGCGCTATCGCCGGAATCTCGCTCCTCGTCGGGGCGATCGGGATCTTGACGATGATGTGGATCGCGGTGGGCGAGAGGACCCACGAGATTGGCCTCATCCGTGCCGTGGGCGCCTCGAGGCGCCAGGTTCAGGCGGTGTTCCTGGCGGAGGCGGTCGCCCTCGCCACCGCCGGCGGCGGGGTCGGTCTCCTGGGCGGTCTGGGTATCTCGACGTTGTTGCGGGCGGCCGTGCCGGGGCTTCCGGTGCATACCCCGCTGACCTTCGTGGGTCTCGCGCTCGCCGTGAGCCTTTTGACGGGAGTGCTGTCGGGCGTCCTGCCCGCGCTCAAGGCGAGCGGGCTCGATCCCATCGAGGCCCTGCGCGCCGAGTGAAAGCTACTCGAAACGGATCGCCCGCACTCTCGCGGCAACCCGGCGCGGATCGCGGTCGGAAGCCCGGGTCAATCGCGACCAGCCGAGCTCGAGCCGTTCCACCGTGCCGTCCGTTCCCGGCCCGAGCTCGAGGCGCACGTCTTGCCATCCCGACGACAGGACAAAGTGTTTCGATCGGATCGCGAGCTCCTGCTCGGTCCCGTCGAGAGGGGCGAGCTCGATCACCGCGACGCGAGACCCCTCGGGGCGG from the Vicinamibacteria bacterium genome contains:
- a CDS encoding ABC transporter permease produces the protein MSTASLLRFALTSVSGHRLRSALSTLGIAIGIGSVILLTSIGEGTRRYILEQFTQFGTNLIAINPGKAETLGIPGVLGGTTHKLTLDDMEALGRLPSIEKIVPVVFGMARVEAFERGRSVFVYGVTPDIPDVWKFHVRQGSFWTGDDPHRRQAAAVLGPTLKRELFGNENALGSFVRIGGARFRVVGVMEPKGQFLGFDIDDSAYIPVASAMRIFNVDEVAEIDLIYRGTVPLQAAVDQVTRLLVDRHAGNEDFTITTQEAMLDVMGNVMNVVTVAVGAIAGISLLVGAIGILTMMWIAVGERTHEIGLIRAVGASRRQVQAVFLAEAVALATAGGGVGLLGGLGISTLLRAAVPGLPVHTPLTFVGLALAVSLLTGVLSGVLPALKASGLDPIEALRAE